The genomic region ttatcttatttgattaaatgtgTGATTATATTCCTCAATTGTAGATAACGATATACTTGAACCTTTGTGATATTGagtttaggtttttttttttattattctttcatAGTTTTATAGAGAATGGAATgcttattatcattattaagAAAGAAGCTCATAGAGACCAAATGTTGAAAtcgttaaaattttaataaattataatgtaTTTTATGTGTTCCTCAATTGTATATTACAGTCTACATTCACAACTTTTAAAATAGATTAccacttaaatatttatgcaACTTTTGATCGTTTCTATACACATTGCAGTTGATAAATAGTTTTATGATTGTGATTAATTATGTGAAGTGAGCACCATATGATTATAGATatatttgaataaatattattttacttatgtCACACTAGTGCATTGCACTGGTATATTCtagttattaataaaaaaaactatctTTATATTGTAATTACTGATAAATTCAACTTACAAAGATattgttattaaaaatattaaaaataatatttaaagaatatattattaataatttatttaattggcTGGTTtgattgtaaattttaaatatcaaaactaatcgaataaactgaaaaaatcaattctcttaactatctaaatttGAAATCGAAGAATTTCATTCACATGCAACAATGTGTGATTATTTAAAGTTAAAGGTGTGCTTcgtcaaaagaaaataaaatgatggTGTGCTGATCTGCTTTGGAGTTCTGAAAGGCCAAAGTCGGTAGGATCGGCCCCAAACAGAATCGAGGTCCAAAATGGAGGAACAAGGCAAAGGCCCTCTTTTCACATGAGATTCTCTCATATTTTAGTTCAATTCTAAAAATGGACACTGGATTCAGTCATTTGGATCCCCTACCGACAATGgccatatttttctttgagCTTCAAACCCGGCCCAACTCAATGTGAAATTTCATAAAGTGCAACCGGGAAAGTTAGACGCCTCTGGACACTCCTCTGAATCAGTAACTAAGTCTGAATCTCCGTTCTCCATCGGTCAGCTTCCATGGTAAGTTTCTCTGTAGCTATTGTTTTCTCTAATGGTGATTCCCTGAACTCTCTGTATTTATCTGTTTTATCTTTCCTTTACTTGTGACAGGAACCAGAGTCGCAGCAGCCGGAGCAGTCAGTATCTCTCCAGGACTGCTTGAAGCTACTAAAGGGCGAGAGAGACGAGCAACGACTCGCTGGCCTGCTTCTCGTGACCAAATTCTGTAAAGGCGACGACCTCGCTTCGCTTAGGACTATCTACGACGCCGTTGGACCTCGCTTTTTGGACCGCCTCTTAAAGACCGGTATTTGTGCTCGTCTTACGTTGCGATTCtaatttatacttaatttacattttttttttcaatcgaAAGAACTTATTTTTTTGGGGGTGTAAGGGTTGGGCAAAGGTGTGGTGAGTAGCGGCAGCGGTGAAAACCGGGAGGCATACTTGCAGCTGTCAGTTACGGTTCTTTCTGCATTTTGTCGGGTTACAGACATTGCTTCTTCGGAAGAAATGGTTTCGAAGATTGCGATCATTGTTGAAGTAATGTCAAAGGGGTAAGCTTTTTACCCTTACTTCTTTTCAATTCAAATTGATATATTTAGAAACAAGCGTGGGTTTAACTTTTGGTTTTCAATTTGTTTCTTCTAGTTAgttacttttttatatttcagaACAGAACCAATCCATTGCTGTATTCTTTGTCACCctaatcattttctttttgttgaatGCAGAGCAGGCTCGAATGTGCTGGAAGAATGCTATGAGTTTTTATACTTGGTGTCAGCCGCTTCCGAGGATGGAGTTACGGCACTGTATGAGTCTGGAGGGATGAAGTTACTCGCTTGTCAAATGTCCACTCTGCCAGATGGTAGCTAATCTTATACGATTTCTAGATTTCAACACTTGCAGGATCCTTATATTATGCAGTCTAAATTATGTAAAGTAGTAAGCTTTTAGGTTCGGATAGAATTTGTTGTTCTCTATTGTGTCTCTGTGTGACTAACTCTTTGGGGACAAAAGATATTTAGTTATGTGGTGGTTATGAATTTGCTAGTCGAGCTATGCTGTGTATGCAGAGAAGTGATAGTATGTGAACTTGTTGCAGGGTCTCATTTGATGGAACTTGCCATGAAGCTTGTGCAATTGATGCTAAGGAAGCTGTCTCTAGGCATCATTAACAATGACCATCTCTCAGAGCTGTCAATCATTGTAAGTCTAGTTCTTCTGTAGCCATTAaatttctgtttctcaatttttaattcataaaGATTAAATTTCAATAGATCTCATCATTTCCCTTTTAATTTAGGTGGCCATAATAGCAAGACAATTTGCTTTCCTACAAAATGCCATGAAGTTTGAAGCACTTCACTTACTGTCTGCCATCTTCTCTTCAGAACATACAGTATGCCTTTTGCCCACAAGATGGCTGTCATTCTAGAAAGTTATTTGCTTTGGTTGGTTAATTCTTAGTAATCATCTTAATCATTAACATCTCCCAAAATTATGTCGTTCAGTTTCACTAAAGCAGTGGGCACATTATCTATTAATTTATGGCTGAGGTAGAAACTCAATTTGGTATTGTCAGTcttggattttgttttgaaacatTTACAATTATTTCTAAAAATATCCTAAACTGGCGCATAAGAAATATTTGCAGTACTTGGAATGTTGGACACTTCTTATAATCTGAACGCTTAATATCTTTCTTGCGTCTGGAAATACACCTTCATTGAATTCTTTAATCTTTCACATGCCAtgttcttttcccttttttcttttaattcttgAAATTACCAGGATCAATCTTCAATCTTGATATTCGTGTGCCTTGACATGAAGGCTTTATGCTGCATACTAGACTAACTTTAGAACTGATGAGATTTTCACTTGATACTTTTAGACATTACTTCATGATGCTTTCCGTGTAATGCCAAATCAGAACTGGTCAAACCATATACGTGATGGTGTTGCAGCAATTTTACAGAACCGTGTAGGTATGTTGAACTGAATTGTTAAATCTTACTTACAGTTCATCTAATTCATACAAGAATCAGTGTTTAAATTGCATGATGTGCTCGTCTTTGTAAGCTCCCATCTTCCTGTGTACAAAACTTTCAGTTTTAATATTGAAGCATACTGACGTTtatgtttttgatttttgaacGCTAGCACCTGCTGAAAAATTCGAGGCCCTTATAGTGGCTGAATCCATGGTATCTATAATGGGTGAGGGTTGGCTTGTTGGCCAGATAAACTTGCCTAACGTACACGACCCTATTCCGGCTGACAGGCAAGTGATGCTTGTTGAATTTTTGTGGTTCTGCTCAGGCTCCTTTCATTGACCGTGTTACatgattcattatttttagatttatCTCTTCAGGTGTCTATTGCTTGTCTTAGAGTCATCAAGGGTTGAAGTTTCTGTTTTGCTGAATGAGCTAGCCTACGCAAAATATGAAGCTTCTGGGAGTTCTTCTTCAACAGCCGAAACTATTATTTTGAAGCAACAGAAAGTGACAATTGTCTTTTCTTTGGTGGagaagataataaaattaatatcaaaCATTGGTGAAAGTGAAGGTACTTTCATAATTACTAGTTTTACTAACCTGTGCTAAATTGCTTATtgatccttttttttttgctaccTTTTGAAACAAACATGATCTACATAACTTTATGactatatttatatttggttTTTGTTCAGTTTATTGCAGGGGAACTCTTTAGTTTTCAGTATGCATTTGAATCcagtttatttaaaaaatttaatattcttCAGTAAACTCAATTTCAGGGCACGATTTTGATGAAAGTACTTTCACAAAGGTGATCAAGGGGCTTAATGAGACAATTGGTGTGGTTCTAGAGTATCTACAAGATGCAAAGGTATGGTTAGAAATATggtattaaatatttattcttcACCTCTTTTATTCACGGTCATAATTCTGCAGGAACATGGgcaaaaaagaggaaatgatCTTCTTGCTTCAGTACGTCTTGTTGGGAGGTATGTTTGATGCCATCTCATTTAAGTATTTAATGCCATTTTTTAGGATATATGCAGGCTTACATGAACAATATCAAGCAGTGGGCGTTAACTTTCCACCAAGTGTGAATTTTTCAGTGAGCTGATATTTGTGTTTGTTTCAGCTATCTTGCAGAAACACCCATTGCATGCAAAGAGAAAATCAGGGAACTGTTGGGCTATATGCTTTCAGTTGAAGGTGAAGATGAATCAAGGTATGGCAAGTTAACTTTGTAGTTCTTCGATGAACTGATACCTATACCTTTTGTTTTGGTTATTGTAGTTCGAGACTAACTTCGccaaatatttttgttaattaactCTGTTACAGCCCATTTTACTCTGAATGCTTTCTGCTTCCAATGTTGTGCCAAATGACAATGAAGATTGAAGGATGCAAACTTCTGGCTTCTTCTGGAGGGTATAAAGCTGTAAGTGTAACTTAATTGAAAGCAGCCTTGTTAACTTTTATTACCAATGCAACTCTATGGTGTCTCGGTAAATATATCTTGCCTATCCTTCCGATACACATGCACATCTATATATACATTTAAAATATGTGCATCTCTTTGTATGCTTTTCAAGAACCATTTAATAGATGCTACGAAAGTGACATTTCAAATGAATTGTGATTCTATACATACTATATTCCTcttatatgatattttatttaatattaagcTGTTATCAATCCAATAAACAGATGCttgtttatatatacataattcaATGCCTGTGTTCCATATGTACTTCATAGTTGCTAGGCACTATGTTACAGTACATACATAATATATGAAGGTTTCTATGTGCACTAATATGTTGTCATACCCTAGTGTAATTTGTTGTACTGAGCTATAGCTTTTTACTGTTATGTGAAAATATTGGTGTCATTGCAGGTTGTGGACTGCCTTATAAAGTTGATTGGACAAAACAGACATGGTGTAGAGGATAATGGTTGCATTTTCTTGGCTTGTGATACAATcatgaattttcttttaaaggtggtgatttttatcatattgtaATAAAATACTAGTTATTTGTGTAATGTattaacttcattttttttttatcaacagAGAGAGCAATTTTGCTTTCCAGAGGATGAATCAACgttttttaatcttttgaaAGCATTGGCAATTTGGACAGGTACTGTTTCAGTCATTAATTGGAGCCAAATTTCATTTGAATGAATTGTTTATGTTGCATGATTAAATGTTTTAGAGTTACAAAAGCAGGTTGAATTGATTCTTGACAAAATGTTATCTCATTGGAACTACTAGGGAAAGCGCTAACTTATAAGATTAGATTACAGAGTGAACCATTTGTGGAGTAACATTCATGCAATCACTTTGTCTTATCT from Theobroma cacao cultivar B97-61/B2 chromosome 9, Criollo_cocoa_genome_V2, whole genome shotgun sequence harbors:
- the LOC18587742 gene encoding neurochondrin isoform X1, with protein sequence MEPESQQPEQSVSLQDCLKLLKGERDEQRLAGLLLVTKFCKGDDLASLRTIYDAVGPRFLDRLLKTGLGKGVVSSGSGENREAYLQLSVTVLSAFCRVTDIASSEEMVSKIAIIVEVMSKGAGSNVLEECYEFLYLVSAASEDGVTALYESGGMKLLACQMSTLPDGSHLMELAMKLVQLMLRKLSLGIINNDHLSELSIIVAIIARQFAFLQNAMKFEALHLLSAIFSSEHTTLLHDAFRVMPNQNWSNHIRDGVAAILQNRVAPAEKFEALIVAESMVSIMGEGWLVGQINLPNVHDPIPADRCLLLVLESSRVEVSVLLNELAYAKYEASGSSSSTAETIILKQQKVTIVFSLVEKIIKLISNIGESEGHDFDESTFTKVIKGLNETIGVVLEYLQDAKEHGQKRGNDLLASVRLVGSYLAETPIACKEKIRELLGYMLSVEGEDESSPFYSECFLLPMLCQMTMKIEGCKLLASSGGYKAVVDCLIKLIGQNRHGVEDNGCIFLACDTIMNFLLKREQFCFPEDESTFFNLLKALAIWTENTNDLSVLMMASSICALVFDFTSEEALLNHPDLSSSCLNSLSRLIARSLASWGQDMSDVVKGEMDLLEIVTAGYSRWANRFPRIRNAVER
- the LOC18587742 gene encoding neurochondrin isoform X2, producing MEPESQQPEQSVSLQDCLKLLKGERDEQRLAGLLLVTKFCKGDDLASLRTIYDAVGPRFLDRLLKTGVVSSGSGENREAYLQLSVTVLSAFCRVTDIASSEEMVSKIAIIVEVMSKGAGSNVLEECYEFLYLVSAASEDGVTALYESGGMKLLACQMSTLPDGSHLMELAMKLVQLMLRKLSLGIINNDHLSELSIIVAIIARQFAFLQNAMKFEALHLLSAIFSSEHTTLLHDAFRVMPNQNWSNHIRDGVAAILQNRVAPAEKFEALIVAESMVSIMGEGWLVGQINLPNVHDPIPADRCLLLVLESSRVEVSVLLNELAYAKYEASGSSSSTAETIILKQQKVTIVFSLVEKIIKLISNIGESEGHDFDESTFTKVIKGLNETIGVVLEYLQDAKEHGQKRGNDLLASVRLVGSYLAETPIACKEKIRELLGYMLSVEGEDESSPFYSECFLLPMLCQMTMKIEGCKLLASSGGYKAVVDCLIKLIGQNRHGVEDNGCIFLACDTIMNFLLKREQFCFPEDESTFFNLLKALAIWTENTNDLSVLMMASSICALVFDFTSEEALLNHPDLSSSCLNSLSRLIARSLASWGQDMSDVVKGEMDLLEIVTAGYSRWANRFPRIRNAVER